In one window of Desulfonatronum thioautotrophicum DNA:
- a CDS encoding TRAP transporter small permease, with protein MFLKSLRYIYDNFEEMFCALSVGTMVACLMIQVGVRWATGAGMAWTEELSRYSFLWTVFVGAALVAKHGTHVRITAQYLLMPLKVRLVFRMFTDLLWVCFNLYIAWLSWNVIQGNLLFPELSPVLGIVRAYVEMIIPFGFVLMSWRIIEGYIKHWRRGTLLTLVEQVQ; from the coding sequence ATGTTCCTGAAGAGTTTACGTTATATCTACGATAATTTTGAGGAAATGTTCTGTGCCCTGAGCGTAGGGACCATGGTCGCCTGTCTGATGATCCAGGTCGGGGTGCGCTGGGCCACCGGGGCCGGTATGGCCTGGACCGAGGAACTCAGCCGATATTCTTTTTTGTGGACCGTATTCGTCGGTGCGGCCCTGGTGGCCAAGCACGGCACCCATGTGCGGATCACGGCCCAGTATCTGCTCATGCCGCTCAAGGTTCGTTTGGTGTTTCGGATGTTCACGGACCTGCTCTGGGTCTGTTTCAACCTGTACATCGCCTGGCTGAGCTGGAACGTGATCCAGGGCAACCTGTTGTTTCCGGAACTGTCGCCGGTCTTGGGCATCGTCCGGGCCTACGTGGAGATGATCATCCCCTTCGGCTTTGTCTTGATGAGTTGGCGGATCATTGAAGGCTATATCAAACATTGGCGACGGGGAACGCTCCTGACGCTGGTGGAACAGGTTCAATAG
- a CDS encoding TRAP transporter large permease, producing the protein MEISVLAMVLLSLGALFLLGMPVFMSLAVASAVALIYGGYLPMSVIHNSIFDGLNIFPLLAIPCFVIAGTLMEYGNITNQIVNVVKQLVGRMHGGLGVTTILACTFFAAISGSGPGTVAAVGTILVPAMIRTGYSKDYAASVASSGGTIGLLIPPSNPMIIYAILGNVSVTAMFTAGFLPGFIVGFSMCMTAWLVARQKGFGRSEEIGPFCMGNFLRCCFKSFFSLITPVIILGSIYTGLATPVEASVLAIAWALFVGFVINRALTLSGVYKSLLEGSLICGAVLLIVGTSTLFGRILTFEEAPQRLAAMVLGISEDPFMVLMMIVGVLVILGMFMETLSTIIILVPVLMPMIHMLGIDPVHFGVVLVLTNQVALSTPPLGVNLFVASRIANVSVERIAVGVLPYLVALFACILLITYFPKISTILPEMFLGYVAR; encoded by the coding sequence ATGGAAATCAGTGTACTGGCAATGGTCCTCCTGTCCCTTGGCGCCCTGTTCCTTTTGGGTATGCCCGTGTTCATGAGCCTGGCCGTGGCCTCGGCCGTGGCCCTGATCTACGGCGGCTATTTGCCCATGTCCGTAATCCATAATTCCATCTTTGACGGACTGAACATCTTTCCATTGCTGGCCATCCCCTGTTTCGTGATTGCCGGAACCCTGATGGAGTACGGCAACATCACCAACCAAATCGTCAATGTGGTCAAGCAACTGGTGGGCCGGATGCATGGCGGCCTGGGCGTGACGACAATTTTGGCCTGTACTTTTTTTGCGGCCATTTCCGGCTCCGGTCCGGGTACCGTGGCCGCGGTAGGCACTATTTTGGTTCCGGCCATGATCCGCACCGGATACAGCAAGGACTATGCCGCGTCCGTGGCTTCATCCGGGGGAACCATTGGGTTGCTCATCCCGCCCAGCAATCCGATGATCATCTATGCCATCCTGGGCAACGTTTCGGTCACGGCCATGTTCACCGCCGGCTTCCTGCCCGGTTTCATCGTCGGTTTTTCCATGTGTATGACCGCGTGGCTGGTGGCCCGGCAGAAAGGCTTTGGCCGCAGTGAAGAAATCGGGCCGTTTTGCATGGGCAACTTTCTGCGCTGCTGCTTCAAAAGCTTTTTCTCGCTGATCACACCGGTGATCATCCTGGGTTCCATTTACACCGGTCTGGCCACGCCCGTGGAAGCCTCGGTGCTGGCCATTGCCTGGGCCTTGTTCGTCGGGTTCGTGATCAATCGTGCGTTAACTCTCTCCGGGGTCTACAAGTCCCTATTGGAAGGCTCGTTGATCTGCGGCGCGGTGCTGCTCATAGTGGGGACCTCCACCCTGTTTGGCCGCATCCTGACTTTTGAGGAAGCTCCCCAACGTCTTGCCGCAATGGTCCTGGGGATATCCGAGGATCCGTTCATGGTCCTGATGATGATCGTCGGCGTCCTGGTCATCCTGGGCATGTTCATGGAAACCCTTTCCACGATCATCATCCTCGTGCCGGTGCTCATGCCCATGATCCATATGCTGGGCATCGACCCCGTCCACTTCGGCGTGGTCCTCGTGCTGACCAACCAGGTGGCCCTGTCCACCCCGCCCCTGGGCGTGAACCTTTTCGTTGCCTCGCGAATAGCCAACGTTTCGGTGGAGCGCATTGCAGTAGGAGTGTTGCCGTATTTGGTGGCCTTGTTCGCCTGCATACTGTTGATCACCTATTTTCCAAAAATATCCACGATATTGCCTGAAATGTTCCTGGGTTATGTTGCCCGGTAA
- the larA gene encoding nickel-dependent lactate racemase, whose translation MEIQLKYGKGTRKLRLPDKAEVVVMTPRDLPVIGDLPVALHEALDAPLDTLPLEQRPRPSSVAIAVPDETRPAPLKRLLPVLLKRIFRAWPELDPKYVCVVVGGGLHPAPDTAQMARILPEDLYGCSVVSHDALASPMTSFGTTSRGTPVEINAAIGEAELKIVVGMVDPHQFQGMTGGSKGITIGCASKAMIERNHSLMADPAARVGNIADNPTRLDLNEAGRMIGIDLAVNVCLNPSKQAVGLFVGEPEAALRAGAAVTEQVYGLPLDRPFEIVIASCGGDPKDICLYQAQKGLNMASQCANAGGKILLLAACGQGVGDPHYEKYVCQFSCPEDQMREFAEQGFRMGAHKAFLFSRTLTKFTVVVDSELDAQSLAQCHLTKGDAQITLDAWLASYPDKEEPRIAVVPNANTTYFYRSTTQQE comes from the coding sequence ATGGAGATTCAACTCAAATACGGAAAAGGAACCAGAAAGCTTCGGTTACCGGACAAGGCCGAGGTGGTGGTGATGACTCCCCGGGATCTGCCGGTGATCGGCGATCTGCCTGTGGCGCTGCATGAGGCTCTGGATGCCCCTCTGGACACACTCCCCCTGGAACAGCGACCCAGGCCCTCCAGTGTGGCCATAGCCGTGCCGGACGAGACACGTCCCGCGCCATTGAAGCGGCTGCTCCCGGTGTTGCTCAAGCGCATTTTTCGGGCCTGGCCGGAGCTTGATCCGAAGTATGTGTGCGTGGTGGTGGGCGGGGGCCTGCATCCGGCCCCGGACACGGCCCAGATGGCTCGCATCCTGCCGGAGGATCTTTACGGTTGCTCGGTTGTGTCCCACGACGCCCTGGCCTCGCCCATGACCTCCTTCGGGACCACATCACGGGGAACGCCGGTAGAGATTAACGCGGCCATCGGTGAGGCTGAGTTGAAGATCGTGGTGGGTATGGTCGATCCGCACCAATTCCAGGGCATGACCGGCGGCTCCAAGGGCATCACCATTGGCTGCGCGTCCAAGGCCATGATCGAGCGCAACCATTCCCTGATGGCCGATCCCGCGGCCCGAGTCGGAAATATCGCTGACAATCCCACCCGGCTGGATCTGAACGAGGCCGGGCGGATGATCGGGATTGACCTGGCCGTGAACGTCTGCCTGAATCCAAGCAAACAGGCAGTAGGCCTGTTCGTGGGTGAGCCTGAGGCCGCGCTGCGGGCCGGGGCCGCGGTTACGGAGCAGGTTTACGGACTGCCTTTGGACCGACCCTTTGAGATCGTCATCGCCTCCTGCGGCGGCGACCCCAAGGACATCTGCCTTTATCAGGCCCAGAAAGGGTTGAACATGGCCTCCCAGTGCGCGAATGCGGGCGGGAAAATTCTGCTTCTGGCCGCCTGCGGGCAAGGGGTGGGCGATCCGCATTACGAAAAATATGTCTGCCAATTTTCCTGCCCCGAAGATCAGATGCGTGAATTCGCGGAGCAAGGCTTTCGAATGGGCGCGCACAAGGCCTTTTTGTTCAGCCGCACCCTGACCAAGTTTACCGTGGTAGTGGATTCGGAACTTGATGCCCAATCCCTGGCTCAGTGCCATCTGACCAAAGGTGACGCGCAAATCACCCTGGATGCATGGCTTGCGTCGTATCCAGACAAAGAAGAGCCACGCATCGCTGTGGTGCCCAACGCCAACACCACCTATTTCTATCGGTCCACAACTCAGCAGGAGTGA
- a CDS encoding HesA/MoeB/ThiF family protein: MLQANTEMLLSDSAILERARDSGRTIRQEVLLALEQGEMPLRYQRNGQCLSPADQATLARAHVVLAGCGGLGGHVLESLVRSGVGRITACDPDIFEPSNANRQPLASTRTMGRFKAQAAQFRAGEINPLVEVSAVTKEVSLDHLFGAQVVADCLGGTLHRKALQATAAEAGLPMVSAAVSGWKVLVSSTWPGEPGLSEFMSSGRGPSREQLQGNPCPTVALAASLQATELIHILLGIPSALRGNLLTADLIEMRFSTISLHTRGD, translated from the coding sequence ATGTTGCAGGCCAATACGGAAATGCTGCTATCGGACAGCGCCATACTTGAACGTGCTCGCGATTCTGGACGGACCATCCGCCAAGAAGTTCTCTTGGCTCTGGAGCAAGGGGAAATGCCGTTACGCTACCAGCGCAACGGGCAGTGTCTGAGCCCGGCAGATCAGGCCACACTGGCTCGAGCACATGTGGTTCTGGCCGGATGTGGCGGACTGGGCGGCCATGTCCTGGAATCCCTGGTGCGAAGTGGTGTCGGCCGGATCACGGCCTGTGATCCGGATATTTTTGAACCGAGCAACGCCAACCGCCAGCCCCTGGCTTCCACGCGGACCATGGGCCGGTTCAAGGCCCAGGCGGCCCAGTTCCGGGCCGGAGAGATCAATCCTTTGGTTGAGGTGAGCGCCGTGACAAAGGAAGTATCCCTGGATCACCTCTTTGGAGCTCAGGTCGTGGCCGACTGTCTGGGAGGGACACTGCACCGCAAGGCCTTGCAAGCCACGGCCGCCGAAGCGGGATTACCCATGGTCTCGGCCGCGGTCTCCGGTTGGAAGGTTCTGGTCAGCAGTACATGGCCCGGGGAGCCGGGACTGAGTGAATTCATGAGCAGCGGCAGGGGACCCTCCAGGGAGCAGCTTCAAGGTAATCCCTGTCCGACAGTGGCCCTGGCCGCATCTCTGCAAGCCACGGAGCTGATTCATATCCTGCTCGGGATTCCCTCTGCGTTGCGGGGCAACCTGCTGACAGCTGACCTGATCGAGATGCGCTTTTCCACGATCAGTCTGCATACACGGGGCGATTGA
- a CDS encoding UxaA family hydrolase, with amino-acid sequence MAIDFLVHEAADGVGVVVVEGVKAGQEITGWVMKEDQTIKTTVLNDIPIGHKLALKDFAVGDTVIKYDTDIGKVVAPIKKGEHLHVHNVKTKRW; translated from the coding sequence ATGGCTATCGATTTTCTTGTGCACGAAGCCGCGGACGGCGTGGGCGTCGTTGTGGTGGAGGGAGTAAAGGCCGGTCAGGAGATTACCGGCTGGGTGATGAAGGAGGACCAGACAATCAAAACAACGGTTCTCAACGACATTCCCATCGGCCACAAGCTGGCCCTGAAGGATTTCGCCGTGGGTGACACGGTCATCAAGTACGATACGGACATCGGAAAAGTGGTCGCGCCCATCAAGAAAGGCGAGCATCTCCACGTTCACAACGTCAAAACCAAAAGGTGGTAA
- a CDS encoding UxaA family hydrolase yields the protein MQTKFLGYRRENGRVGVRNHVIILPLDDLSNAACEAVGNNVKGTLALPHAYGRLQFGEDLELHFRTLIGTGSNPNVAAVVVIGIEPQWTNRVVEGIAKTGKPVTGFAIEQNGDFNTICAASRKAMEYVQWASEIQRTECDVKELWISTKCGESDTTSGIATNPTVGNAYDKLYEQGATLLFGETTELTGGEHLVLQRCANDEVRKQFQYFFDRYAKVVDDNKTSDLSDSQPTKGNIEGGLTTIEEKALGNIQKIGTKAPVVGCLDKAETPTGPGLWFMDSSSAAAEMVTLCAAAGFVVHHFPTGQGNIIGNPILPVIKLCANPRTLRTMSEHFDVDVSGLVRREINLDQAGDKLMEMTMRTANGRLTAAEALGHREFIFTRLYESA from the coding sequence ATGCAGACAAAGTTTCTCGGATATCGTCGTGAAAACGGCCGGGTGGGAGTGCGCAACCATGTGATCATTCTGCCCCTGGACGACCTGTCCAACGCAGCCTGCGAGGCTGTGGGCAACAATGTCAAGGGCACCCTGGCCCTGCCGCATGCCTACGGCCGGTTGCAGTTCGGCGAGGATCTGGAGCTGCATTTTCGGACCCTGATCGGTACCGGCTCCAATCCCAACGTTGCCGCGGTGGTGGTCATCGGCATCGAACCCCAATGGACCAATCGGGTCGTGGAAGGCATTGCCAAGACCGGCAAGCCCGTGACCGGATTCGCTATTGAGCAGAACGGGGATTTCAACACCATCTGCGCCGCCTCCCGCAAGGCCATGGAATACGTGCAGTGGGCCAGTGAAATCCAGCGCACCGAGTGCGATGTGAAGGAACTGTGGATCTCCACCAAGTGCGGCGAGTCCGACACAACCTCGGGCATCGCCACCAACCCCACTGTGGGGAATGCCTACGACAAGCTCTATGAACAGGGCGCGACCCTGCTCTTCGGCGAAACCACGGAGCTGACCGGCGGTGAGCACCTGGTCCTGCAGCGCTGCGCCAACGACGAGGTGCGCAAGCAGTTCCAATACTTTTTCGATCGCTACGCCAAGGTCGTGGACGACAACAAGACCAGCGACCTGTCCGACTCCCAGCCCACCAAGGGCAACATCGAGGGTGGCCTGACCACTATCGAGGAAAAGGCCCTGGGCAACATTCAGAAGATCGGCACCAAGGCCCCGGTGGTCGGCTGCCTGGACAAGGCCGAGACACCCACGGGCCCCGGTCTGTGGTTCATGGACTCCTCCTCAGCCGCCGCGGAAATGGTCACCCTGTGCGCCGCAGCCGGTTTCGTGGTCCATCACTTCCCCACGGGACAGGGGAACATCATCGGCAACCCGATCCTTCCGGTGATCAAGCTCTGCGCCAACCCCCGGACCCTGCGGACCATGAGCGAACACTTCGACGTGGACGTGTCCGGTCTGGTGCGCCGGGAGATCAACCTGGATCAGGCCGGGGACAAGCTTATGGAAATGACCATGCGTACGGCCAACGGCCGCCTGACCGCCGCCGAAGCCCTGGGACACCGGGAATTCATCTTTACCCGGCTGTACGAGAGCGCATAA
- a CDS encoding class II fructose-bisphosphate aldolase, translated as MPICKLSQCLKQIPAGSAIGCFSVYSLECIRAVVAAAETEDAPAVISLDADNLRYVGLGPIAQAALFAAQKANIPMALQLNHGRSLAVVREALELGLPSVMFDASHLEFAENTRLTNEARLLAHEAGAELEGEYGPLCSDPQEISQVLDFLERTGVDFLAFSVPKGLSSSEYAGRIELLAELTAKTSVPLVLHGGSRLTEQLLCQTLEFGIRKVNVHTDILRALGQGLRDLMPEEQENPLYRLQLITKEVQWLVARRIRLFSMSR; from the coding sequence ATGCCAATTTGCAAACTCAGCCAATGCCTGAAACAGATTCCCGCTGGGTCTGCCATTGGCTGCTTCAGTGTCTATAGTTTGGAATGCATACGGGCCGTGGTGGCAGCAGCGGAGACAGAGGACGCCCCAGCGGTCATCTCCCTGGATGCGGATAACCTGCGGTATGTGGGGCTTGGTCCAATAGCCCAGGCCGCCCTGTTTGCTGCTCAGAAAGCGAACATTCCGATGGCCTTGCAGCTCAATCACGGCCGGAGCTTGGCTGTTGTCCGGGAGGCTCTGGAACTGGGTTTGCCATCCGTGATGTTCGATGCATCCCATCTTGAATTTGCCGAGAACACCCGGTTGACCAACGAGGCACGGCTCCTGGCACACGAAGCCGGAGCAGAGTTGGAAGGGGAGTATGGACCGCTTTGCTCCGATCCGCAGGAAATATCACAAGTGCTGGATTTCCTGGAGAGAACCGGGGTTGATTTTTTGGCTTTTTCCGTACCCAAGGGGCTTTCCAGCTCCGAGTACGCAGGGCGCATAGAACTTCTGGCCGAACTGACGGCAAAGACCTCCGTGCCTCTGGTCCTGCACGGCGGCAGTCGATTGACGGAGCAATTGTTGTGTCAAACCCTGGAGTTCGGGATACGCAAGGTAAACGTACATACCGATATTCTGCGCGCTTTGGGGCAGGGGCTGCGTGATCTCATGCCTGAAGAGCAGGAAAACCCGCTCTATCGATTGCAATTGATCACCAAAGAGGTTCAGTGGCTGGTCGCCCGGCGTATCCGCCTTTTCTCCATGTCGCGATGA
- a CDS encoding GntR family transcriptional regulator, with product MTEKNCEMKSLTAYQRIRDMIIAREKLPGTRLVISELEEELGIGKGPLREALMRLDRSGLVRNIPYKGAVVAEAPRMREIEIIYEMRVKLETTLALEAMHNMDESGIARLESMLAEMQPGLDLQALYHLDRQFHSLIYEYSGLTHLCLVVDKLMESVDIFLINRPRDSNDLARMHEQHSLILEAFRKKDEAMLKDIFKQNIKNGLRLIKKVYSRFMFH from the coding sequence ATGACTGAAAAGAATTGTGAAATGAAATCCCTGACTGCATATCAGCGGATCAGGGATATGATCATCGCCAGGGAAAAACTCCCTGGAACCCGGCTTGTAATCTCTGAACTGGAGGAAGAACTGGGTATCGGCAAAGGTCCGCTCCGGGAAGCGCTGATGCGCCTGGACCGGTCCGGACTTGTGCGCAATATTCCCTACAAAGGCGCCGTGGTGGCCGAGGCCCCGCGGATGCGGGAGATAGAGATCATCTATGAAATGCGGGTCAAGCTGGAAACGACTCTGGCCCTTGAGGCCATGCACAATATGGATGAGTCAGGCATTGCCAGGCTGGAATCGATGCTGGCGGAAATGCAGCCAGGATTGGACCTCCAGGCACTCTATCACCTGGATCGCCAATTTCACTCCCTGATCTACGAGTATTCAGGGCTGACGCATCTCTGCCTGGTGGTGGACAAACTGATGGAGTCCGTGGACATTTTCCTGATAAATCGCCCCAGAGACAGCAATGACTTGGCTCGCATGCACGAACAGCATTCCCTGATCCTGGAAGCCTTCAGAAAGAAAGACGAGGCCATGCTCAAGGATATTTTTAAGCAGAATATCAAGAACGGGCTGCGGTTGATTAAGAAAGTCTATAGCCGATTCATGTTTCACTAG
- the hisD gene encoding histidinol dehydrogenase has protein sequence MPIEYIKKARKTAEDNSVGIRNMVALWLEDIRTRGEAAVLEMAATFDGWSGEVVLQEDKKQRLIASVPEQVKADIRFTHAQVLAFALRQRASIRDFEDSSSPGVRLGQRVVPVEVAGCYVPGGRFAHACSAIMGVATAKAAGVPFVVACSPPRGDNIDPVVAFAMDLAGADVILELGGVQGVAAMAYGIFTDRPANILVGPGNAYVAEAKALLAGSGACGIDVYAGPTESAIIADQGADPMTIAIDLVSQAEHGPDSPVWLFTDSRDLAEKVLALMPRVIAKMPDPDVPQAAWADYGEIVLCADRDELCRVCDAYAPEHVQVMAADLDWWLGNLRSYGSLFLGEGSTVAHGDKCSGTNHILPTKRAALHSGGLSVHKFLKIQTYQEIDTPANKRFSAVASRLSRVEGMEGHARSCDWRLRKYFPNENWGFHVFNQPGAD, from the coding sequence ATGCCAATTGAATACATCAAGAAGGCGCGGAAAACGGCTGAAGACAACAGTGTCGGGATTAGGAACATGGTTGCGCTTTGGCTGGAAGATATCCGAACCAGGGGCGAAGCTGCCGTCCTGGAGATGGCTGCGACATTTGATGGCTGGTCTGGGGAGGTCGTGCTCCAGGAAGACAAGAAGCAGCGCTTGATTGCTTCTGTCCCGGAACAGGTCAAAGCAGACATCCGCTTTACGCATGCACAGGTGCTCGCCTTCGCCCTGCGGCAGCGTGCAAGCATTCGAGATTTCGAGGACAGTTCCTCCCCCGGTGTGCGTCTGGGCCAGCGCGTTGTGCCGGTGGAGGTGGCGGGGTGCTACGTTCCCGGAGGGCGATTCGCCCATGCCTGTTCGGCCATCATGGGCGTGGCCACGGCCAAGGCCGCCGGAGTGCCCTTTGTGGTAGCCTGCTCCCCGCCCAGAGGGGACAATATTGACCCTGTCGTGGCGTTTGCCATGGATCTTGCCGGTGCGGATGTGATTCTTGAACTCGGTGGCGTTCAAGGAGTTGCGGCCATGGCCTATGGCATTTTTACGGACAGGCCGGCCAACATCCTGGTGGGGCCGGGCAATGCCTACGTGGCCGAGGCCAAGGCCTTGCTGGCCGGGAGCGGCGCCTGCGGAATTGACGTCTATGCCGGGCCAACGGAGTCCGCGATTATTGCAGACCAGGGCGCGGATCCCATGACGATTGCCATTGATCTTGTATCCCAGGCCGAGCACGGGCCGGATTCCCCGGTCTGGTTATTTACGGATTCCCGTGACCTGGCAGAAAAGGTGTTGGCGCTGATGCCCAGGGTGATCGCGAAGATGCCCGACCCAGACGTGCCCCAAGCCGCATGGGCCGACTACGGCGAGATCGTTCTCTGTGCCGACCGTGATGAACTATGCCGCGTTTGCGATGCCTACGCTCCGGAGCATGTCCAGGTCATGGCCGCGGATCTGGACTGGTGGCTGGGCAATCTGCGTTCCTATGGATCGCTCTTTCTTGGTGAGGGCAGCACGGTGGCCCATGGCGACAAGTGCTCGGGAACCAACCACATCCTCCCCACCAAGAGGGCCGCCCTGCACAGCGGCGGCTTGAGCGTCCACAAATTCCTCAAAATCCAGACCTATCAGGAAATCGACACGCCGGCCAACAAGCGGTTCAGCGCTGTTGCCTCGCGCCTATCCAGGGTCGAGGGCATGGAGGGTCATGCCCGGTCCTGCGACTGGCGGCTTAGGAAATATTTTCCGAACGAAAATTGGGGGTTTCACGTCTTCAACCAGCCAGGGGCTGATTGA
- a CDS encoding iron-containing alcohol dehydrogenase yields MSSDRPFDLYCPTKIKFGAGITAAAGTEVKALKGSKALVVADPGVVKAGLLDGILDSLKKENLPFAVFDQVEVNATLSSVMKASELQKSEQCDILLLVGGGSTMDTGKGVGCLATNEGPLPAYEGPEKYSNPPLPSIAVPTTAGTGSELSFGAVLYDEERNYKFSFRSSMQIPKVALLDPLLLKSLPSHVAAASGMDALSHCAESFVSKWATHFTDAYCRENFILVGKYLRRFVADPADTEAAGGMLQASSMGSMAFNTARLGLVHAMASPLGAHFHLPHGTACAVLMPAVMRFNLLACPEKYREMALLLEGVVCGNSMLDQAESGVYAVERLLDDLDMNVDIDTSLVTEEKLSQMADETLSSGMQLTNPRNVTKADVIKVYKDYFDI; encoded by the coding sequence ATGAGTAGTGACAGACCGTTTGATCTGTACTGCCCCACGAAAATCAAGTTTGGCGCCGGGATTACCGCAGCTGCGGGCACGGAAGTTAAGGCGCTCAAGGGAAGCAAGGCCCTGGTCGTCGCCGACCCCGGGGTGGTCAAGGCTGGATTGCTGGATGGTATATTGGACTCCCTGAAGAAGGAAAATCTGCCGTTTGCCGTGTTCGATCAGGTCGAGGTGAATGCTACACTGAGCTCCGTGATGAAAGCCTCTGAACTGCAAAAAAGCGAACAATGCGACATTTTGCTGCTGGTCGGCGGTGGAAGCACCATGGACACCGGCAAGGGTGTCGGCTGTCTGGCCACCAATGAGGGACCGCTACCCGCCTATGAAGGCCCGGAAAAATACAGCAACCCTCCTCTGCCCTCCATTGCCGTGCCCACCACTGCAGGAACCGGAAGTGAGCTGAGTTTTGGCGCGGTGCTCTATGACGAAGAGCGCAACTACAAATTTTCCTTCCGCAGCTCCATGCAGATCCCAAAGGTCGCCCTGCTGGATCCGTTGCTACTGAAAAGCCTGCCGTCTCATGTAGCCGCGGCCAGTGGCATGGACGCGCTCTCCCACTGCGCTGAATCTTTTGTTTCCAAGTGGGCGACCCATTTCACGGATGCATACTGCCGGGAAAATTTCATCCTTGTGGGCAAATATCTGCGCCGCTTTGTCGCGGACCCCGCTGATACCGAGGCCGCGGGCGGCATGCTCCAGGCCAGCTCCATGGGCTCCATGGCTTTTAATACCGCCCGGCTTGGTCTGGTTCACGCCATGGCTTCACCACTTGGGGCCCACTTCCATCTGCCCCATGGTACGGCCTGCGCTGTGCTGATGCCGGCGGTGATGCGCTTCAACCTGCTGGCCTGCCCCGAAAAATATCGGGAAATGGCCTTGTTGCTGGAAGGGGTGGTTTGCGGAAACAGCATGTTGGATCAAGCGGAATCCGGCGTATACGCGGTGGAACGATTGCTGGATGATCTTGACATGAACGTTGACATCGACACGTCGCTTGTCACCGAGGAAAAGCTGTCCCAAATGGCGGATGAAACCTTGTCATCGGGCATGCAGCTCACAAACCCCAGGAATGTGACGAAGGCTGACGTGATCAAGGTCTACAAGGATTATTTCGATATTTGA
- a CDS encoding TRAP transporter substrate-binding protein, with protein MFKKMTMMVVCFCLLFGMMAGNASAQRVIKVGMGDPIDSDQGAFATRFKEAVEGLSNGEIKVELFPGGALGAETEMLQNVRMGTLEVAIVAIGNMAPFVPQFAALSYPYLIETHYDAVKATTGYLGNYWNEISKEKGGFEILGWTYSNFRYVTNSRRPVCNLADLKDLKIRVPQNRVILAAFTAWGANPVPMAWAETFTALQQRVVDGQENPYIVNYTMNFHEVQNYITETHYQYSLQPMIIGVNTLANMDDETRAIITRAGIEAQQYGLLFQLLEAENAKQAMQAKGVQVCELEDEDEWRRIAMEKVWPQYYDFVGGKEVIDTMLKHLGK; from the coding sequence ATGTTCAAGAAAATGACAATGATGGTCGTGTGTTTCTGTTTGCTTTTCGGTATGATGGCCGGCAATGCCTCAGCCCAGCGGGTCATCAAGGTCGGCATGGGCGATCCCATTGATTCGGATCAGGGCGCTTTTGCCACCCGGTTCAAGGAAGCTGTGGAAGGCTTGTCCAACGGTGAGATCAAGGTTGAGCTCTTCCCCGGCGGTGCCCTGGGCGCGGAAACGGAAATGCTCCAGAACGTGCGCATGGGGACCCTGGAAGTGGCCATTGTGGCCATCGGCAACATGGCGCCCTTCGTGCCCCAGTTCGCTGCCCTGAGCTACCCCTACCTGATCGAGACTCACTACGACGCGGTCAAGGCCACCACCGGTTATCTCGGCAACTATTGGAACGAGATCAGCAAGGAGAAAGGCGGGTTTGAGATCCTTGGCTGGACCTACTCTAACTTCCGCTACGTGACCAACTCCCGCCGTCCGGTCTGCAACCTGGCGGACCTCAAGGACCTGAAAATCCGCGTTCCGCAGAACAGGGTCATCCTGGCGGCATTTACCGCCTGGGGCGCCAACCCGGTACCCATGGCCTGGGCCGAAACCTTCACCGCCCTGCAGCAGCGCGTGGTGGACGGCCAGGAAAACCCCTACATCGTGAACTACACCATGAATTTCCACGAAGTGCAGAACTACATCACGGAAACCCACTACCAGTACTCCCTGCAGCCCATGATCATCGGCGTGAACACCCTGGCGAACATGGACGATGAGACCCGGGCGATCATTACCCGGGCCGGCATCGAGGCCCAACAGTACGGACTGCTCTTTCAGCTTCTGGAAGCGGAAAACGCCAAGCAGGCCATGCAGGCCAAGGGCGTCCAGGTCTGTGAACTGGAAGACGAGGATGAGTGGAGAAGAATCGCCATGGAAAAAGTCTGGCCGCAATACTACGACTTTGTCGGTGGCAAGGAAGTCATCGACACCATGCTCAAGCATCTGGGCAAGTAA